A region from the Candidatus Neomarinimicrobiota bacterium genome encodes:
- the preA gene encoding NAD-dependent dihydropyrimidine dehydrogenase subunit PreA, translated as MADLSIDFCGIKSPNPYWLASAPPSNSAYQVHKAFEAGWGGAVWKTIGAPVMNTFNRYGGLDGPEQKLIGLNNIELISDRNIEVNFKEIAEVKKEWPDRAVIASLMVESDRDVWHDIVKKTEDTGCDGIELNYGCPHGMSERGMGAAVGQVPEYCAMITEWVSEVSSIPVIVKLTPNVTDVVMPARAAVKGGADSLSLINTINSIIGVDLDTFETVPSVGGKGTHGGFAGPAVKPIALHMVSAIARDSEVGVPISGIGGISTWRDAVEFMLLGATSVQVCTAVMHYGFRIIEDLTDGMSNWLDEKGISSITEIIGKTVEKLTDFSQLNLLYRTTARIDKDKCISCNLCYIVCEDTAHQCIDLNPYNGGVKPEVREDDCVGCRLCAMVCPVHECIDMVELDKSNSKTWKELEGELSQPMSWDDLRQFQKKHGIEIH; from the coding sequence ATGGCTGACCTAAGCATTGATTTTTGCGGTATAAAATCTCCAAACCCATACTGGCTCGCATCGGCTCCTCCAAGCAATTCTGCTTATCAGGTGCATAAAGCTTTTGAAGCCGGCTGGGGCGGAGCCGTTTGGAAGACCATCGGCGCGCCTGTAATGAATACTTTCAACAGATACGGCGGGCTTGACGGACCCGAACAGAAACTCATTGGTTTGAATAATATTGAACTTATCAGTGACCGAAATATCGAAGTAAACTTTAAAGAGATTGCCGAAGTGAAAAAAGAGTGGCCTGACAGAGCTGTAATCGCTTCCCTTATGGTTGAATCGGACAGGGATGTTTGGCACGATATCGTGAAAAAAACTGAGGACACGGGCTGTGATGGTATCGAACTGAATTACGGATGCCCGCACGGGATGAGCGAAAGAGGAATGGGCGCCGCTGTGGGGCAGGTGCCTGAATACTGCGCAATGATTACAGAGTGGGTCTCGGAAGTATCTTCCATCCCGGTCATCGTAAAACTTACTCCCAATGTTACAGATGTGGTGATGCCTGCCAGAGCCGCTGTCAAAGGCGGAGCAGATTCGCTCTCTCTTATAAATACTATAAATAGCATAATCGGCGTTGATTTGGACACTTTTGAGACCGTTCCTTCTGTCGGCGGAAAAGGAACTCACGGAGGTTTTGCCGGACCTGCTGTGAAACCCATCGCCTTGCATATGGTATCAGCCATTGCAAGAGACAGTGAAGTCGGCGTTCCAATTTCCGGTATCGGTGGAATCTCTACGTGGCGCGACGCCGTAGAATTTATGCTCCTCGGCGCTACAAGTGTGCAGGTATGCACCGCTGTTATGCATTACGGATTTCGCATTATTGAAGATTTAACTGACGGAATGAGCAATTGGCTTGATGAAAAAGGCATCTCTTCAATCACTGAAATAATCGGAAAAACGGTTGAAAAGTTAACAGATTTCTCACAGCTGAATTTGCTGTACAGGACTACTGCGCGCATAGACAAAGATAAATGTATCTCGTGCAATCTCTGCTACATCGTATGCGAAGATACCGCGCACCAATGTATTGACCTTAATCCTTATAACGGAGGAGTCAAACCCGAGGTACGTGAGGATGATTGTGTCGGCTGCCGACTTTGCGCAATGGTATGTCCCGTCCACGAATGTATTGATATGGTCGAACTGGATAAGTCGAATAGCAAAACCTGGAAAGAACTCGAAGGAGAACTCTCTCAACCGATGAGCTGGGACGATTTACGTCAATTCCAGAAAAAACACGGAATTGAAATACACTGA
- the hydA gene encoding dihydropyrimidinase, with amino-acid sequence MGTLIKNGTVINADGSQKADVLIENEIISKVGNNITEDSHTVIDAEGKYIIPGGIDVHTHLDMPFGGTVSCDNFETGHKAAAHGGTTCHIDFIIQGKGQSLAEAIDIWHGKAEGKACVDYGFHMAITDMTDSVMNELPTLIHSGISSIKLFMAYKNVLQVDDETLFRSLQSAGENGLLTCVHAENGDAIDVLIKQMLAEGNTDPIYHAKSRPHWAEAEATSRAIYLAAIADAPLFVVHLTCASALAQIRLARSNGIKAMAETCVQYLFTTENDLARPDFEGAKYVCSPPLRTEEDQQALWEGLIDGSLASISTDHCPFNFKGQKELGREDFSKIPNGMPGIEDRMMVMHHHGVGGGKFSLERWVEITSTNPAKTFGMYPRKGIIAHGSDADLVIWDPEKEHTISAETHHMNIDYNIYEGMEVKGMPEIVFSAGRLVVENGEFKGKVGDGKFIRREAVTDVI; translated from the coding sequence ATGGGAACTCTCATAAAAAACGGAACAGTTATAAACGCCGATGGTTCGCAAAAAGCTGACGTTCTGATAGAAAACGAAATTATATCTAAAGTCGGAAATAACATCACGGAAGATTCTCACACTGTTATTGATGCGGAGGGGAAATATATCATACCCGGCGGAATTGACGTTCATACTCACCTTGATATGCCTTTCGGCGGCACCGTTTCATGTGATAATTTTGAAACAGGTCACAAGGCTGCCGCTCACGGGGGAACAACCTGTCACATAGATTTTATTATTCAGGGGAAGGGACAATCCTTGGCTGAAGCGATTGATATCTGGCACGGCAAAGCAGAAGGAAAAGCGTGTGTTGATTACGGTTTTCATATGGCTATTACCGATATGACGGACTCCGTAATGAATGAGCTGCCTACTCTTATACACTCCGGTATCAGCAGTATCAAGCTTTTCATGGCGTACAAAAATGTTCTTCAGGTGGACGACGAGACTCTTTTCAGATCCTTACAGAGTGCCGGAGAGAACGGTTTGCTTACGTGCGTTCATGCTGAAAATGGGGATGCGATTGATGTGCTTATAAAGCAGATGCTGGCAGAGGGCAACACTGACCCGATTTATCATGCTAAATCCAGGCCTCACTGGGCGGAAGCGGAAGCGACTTCTCGGGCAATATATCTCGCCGCTATTGCCGATGCTCCCCTGTTCGTAGTTCACCTCACCTGCGCTTCGGCTCTTGCGCAGATTAGATTAGCCCGCTCGAACGGTATTAAAGCTATGGCGGAGACTTGTGTTCAATATCTATTTACAACTGAAAATGACCTTGCTCGACCCGATTTCGAAGGAGCGAAATACGTCTGTTCCCCTCCACTCAGAACTGAAGAGGATCAGCAAGCATTATGGGAAGGACTTATTGACGGTAGCCTTGCGAGTATATCAACTGACCATTGCCCGTTTAATTTTAAGGGACAAAAAGAATTGGGTAGAGAAGATTTTTCAAAAATTCCCAACGGAATGCCCGGTATTGAGGATCGGATGATGGTAATGCACCATCACGGAGTTGGTGGTGGCAAATTTTCTCTTGAGCGGTGGGTGGAAATAACATCTACTAATCCCGCAAAAACATTCGGTATGTATCCACGGAAAGGAATTATCGCCCACGGAAGTGACGCCGATCTTGTTATTTGGGACCCGGAAAAAGAGCATACAATAAGCGCTGAAACTCATCATATGAATATAGATTATAATATTTATGAGGGAATGGAAGTTAAGGGAATGCCCGAGATAGTGTTTTCCGCCGGACGATTGGTAGTGGAAAATGGTGAGTTCAAAGGGAAAGTCGGTGATGGAAAATTTATCAGACGGGAAGCAGTAACAGACGTAATATGA
- a CDS encoding purine/pyrimidine permease, with translation MSDSPMGMIYSIEDKPPMGKRIVLALQHVLTMFGSTVSVPLLLGPVMNMTPGEIAILVSSVMLCSGVATLLQVTIGSRLPIVQGVSFSFLAPFFAIIAFAKTGTLSMQYIAGAIILGSFVEIAVGHFKLIGKLRKIISPVVIGPVIMLIGLSLFKVGAPKAGTYWPVSGIVILGIVLFSQLFSKKNKFFRLFPILSAIVLAYLVCVVFTFLGVFGPEHPAHINFAVVNSSTWFKPLNTIIFPWGLPKFHVGFFFAVLAGYMASMIESFGDYHAAAYMSGAGDPTEEMLNKGIRSEGLGCLATGILGGFASTSYSENIGLVGITKVASRHVVFLGAIFLLLLGFFSKFGALVSTIPEPIVGGLYTALFGLISAVGIQQLARADLSSDRNLMIAGLALFMGLSVPAYIEGVPAFGYLPGSEAIADLLPKSLADIVTSVLSTGMAVAAIIGLTFDNLIPASDEERGIIS, from the coding sequence ATGAGCGATTCTCCAATGGGTATGATCTATTCTATTGAGGATAAACCTCCTATGGGTAAACGGATTGTCCTCGCATTACAGCACGTTCTTACGATGTTCGGATCCACGGTAAGCGTACCGCTTCTGCTCGGCCCGGTTATGAATATGACGCCCGGTGAAATCGCTATTCTTGTCAGCTCGGTGATGCTTTGCTCAGGTGTGGCAACGCTTCTTCAGGTCACGATAGGAAGCAGGCTGCCTATCGTACAGGGAGTATCGTTCAGTTTTCTTGCTCCTTTCTTCGCAATAATTGCTTTTGCGAAAACCGGCACACTTAGCATGCAATATATAGCGGGAGCTATAATTCTCGGTTCGTTTGTTGAGATTGCAGTTGGGCATTTCAAGCTTATCGGGAAACTCAGAAAAATAATCAGTCCCGTAGTCATCGGCCCTGTAATTATGCTAATTGGGCTCTCTCTGTTTAAAGTCGGAGCTCCAAAAGCTGGTACTTATTGGCCTGTCTCCGGGATTGTAATTCTGGGCATCGTGCTGTTCAGTCAGCTGTTTTCAAAGAAAAATAAGTTTTTCAGGCTCTTTCCCATATTAAGCGCAATAGTACTCGCATATTTAGTCTGTGTTGTTTTTACATTTTTGGGCGTATTCGGACCCGAACACCCCGCCCATATCAATTTTGCGGTTGTCAACAGTTCAACATGGTTCAAACCGCTCAACACCATAATATTTCCGTGGGGATTACCGAAATTCCATGTCGGTTTTTTCTTTGCCGTCCTCGCCGGCTATATGGCGAGTATGATTGAATCATTCGGTGATTATCACGCAGCGGCGTATATGTCGGGTGCGGGCGACCCCACTGAAGAAATGTTGAACAAAGGAATTCGCTCGGAAGGATTGGGCTGTCTGGCTACCGGAATTCTCGGCGGTTTTGCCAGCACTTCGTATTCGGAAAATATCGGACTTGTGGGGATAACTAAGGTCGCTTCGAGGCATGTCGTTTTTCTCGGAGCTATCTTCTTACTCTTGCTTGGATTTTTCAGCAAATTCGGAGCTCTTGTATCCACAATACCCGAACCGATAGTAGGCGGTCTTTATACCGCTTTATTCGGATTGATCTCTGCGGTAGGTATTCAGCAGCTTGCGCGGGCAGACCTTTCCAGCGACCGGAACTTAATGATAGCAGGTTTAGCATTGTTTATGGGACTTTCCGTTCCCGCTTATATAGAGGGTGTTCCTGCTTTCGGATATTTACCGGGTTCCGAAGCAATAGCTGATTTACTCCCAAAATCTCTCGCAGACATAGTGACATCGGTTCTCTCCACCGGAATGGCGGTGGCAGCCATAATCGGGTTAACTTTTGATAACTTGATTCCCGCGTCCGATGAAGAACGTGGTATTATCAGCTAA
- a CDS encoding YSIRK-type signal peptide-containing protein, producing MLRTSRQGIELLIPKQRRYSLRKLKRGVCS from the coding sequence TTGTTGAGGACGAGCCGGCAGGGGATCGAACTCCTAATACCCAAGCAACGGCGGTACTCTTTGAGGAAACTAAAAAGAGGGGTTTGCTCATAG